The following are from one region of the Aquila chrysaetos chrysaetos chromosome 23, bAquChr1.4, whole genome shotgun sequence genome:
- the IL1RL1 gene encoding interleukin-1 receptor-like 1 isoform X2, whose protein sequence is MTGYVHLVFLSTFLSVSMTSETFDAMEGEALVIKCPQWSSSVKVNWYHTDTNKIIPAEEEGSQVFSLERFLWFLPTCRQDSGNYSCVTHFPYNRTKSFNISVQVHPYKQGVCFPSQIRYPNDTGRGKIVCPTIDNYKNATIIQWYKDCKPLQGQRYFKGDKYIFINNPRKEDDGYYTCQFTYTHKGNVFNVSATRIFISKAKHSLLPPQILFPKDKGIIEVELGAALSLKCQARLGIKKQPIAVVTWDIDNIPVKHLDSSRFHEKTHFFEGREQEYYRETTLHITEIKKEDLQANFTCVAVNEMQNTKATVTLKLKAQSEVERKTSLLPPYVFKPVAKFSWLHEVMKVLGVFSKCS, encoded by the exons ATGACGGGGTATGTACATTTGGTCTTCCTATCTACCTTCCTCTCGGTTTCTATGACATCTGAAACAT tTGATGCAATGGAAGGTGAAGCTTTAGTTATAAAATGTCCCCAGTGGAGTTCATCTGTGAAAGTCAACTGGTATCACACAGATACTAACAAAATAATTCCTGCAGAAGAAGAGGGATCACAAGTATTTTCCTTAGAGCGATTTCTTTGGTTTCTGCCAACTTGTAGACAGGATTCTGGAAACTACAGTTGTGTTACACATTT tcCATATAATCGCACAAAGTCGTTCAACATCAGTGTGCAGGTGCACCCATACAAGCAAGGAGTATGTTTCCCAAGTCAGATTCGTTACCCAAATGAcactggaagaggaaaaattgtTTGTCCTACAATTGACAATTATAAGAATGCTACTATCATCCAGTGGTATAAG gactGTAAACCTCTTCAGGGACAGAGATACTTCAAGggagataaatatatttttattaacaacCCAAGAAAGGAGGATGATGGTTATTATACTTGTCAATTTACCTACACTCATAAAGGAAATGTGTTTAACGTATCAGCAACAAGGATTTTCATAAGTAAGG caaaacacTCACTTCTGCCTcctcaaattttatttccaaaggatAAAGGTATAATAGAAGTGGAGCTTG GTGCTGCTTTGTCTCTGAAATGTCAGGCCCGCCTGGGGATTAAGAAACAGCCGATCGCTGTTGTCACATGGGATATAGATAACATCCCAGTGAAACACTTAGATTCTTCAAGATTTCATGAAAAAACTCATTT tTTTGAAGGACGTGAGCAAGAATATTACAGAGAGACCACTTTGcatattactgaaataaaaaaggaggatCTGCAGGCAAATTTCACATGTGTAGCGGTGAACGAAATGCAGAACACAAAAGCCACGGTGACGTTAAAACTTAAAGCACAAAGTGAGG tagaaagaaaaaccagCCTGCTTCCTCCCTACGTATTCAAGCCAGTGGCAAAATTCTCTTGGCTTCATGAGGTCATGAAAGTCCTTGGG GTCTTCAGTAAATGTTCATGA
- the IL1RL1 gene encoding interleukin-1 receptor-like 1 isoform X6, which produces MTGYVHLVFLSTFLSVSMTSETFDAMEGEALVIKCPQWSSSVKVNWYHTDTNKIIPAEEEGSQVFSLERFLWFLPTCRQDSGNYSCVTHFPYNRTKSFNISVQVHPYKQGVCFPSQIRYPNDTGRGKIVCPTIDNYKNATIIQWYKDCKPLQGQRYFKGDKYIFINNPRKEDDGYYTCQFTYTHKGNVFNVSATRIFISKAKHSLLPPQILFPKDKGIIEVELGAALSLKCQARLGIKKQPIAVVTWDIDNIPVKHLDSSRFHEKTHFFEGREQEYYRETTLHITEIKKEDLQANFTCVAVNEMQNTKATVTLKLKAQSEGLQ; this is translated from the exons ATGACGGGGTATGTACATTTGGTCTTCCTATCTACCTTCCTCTCGGTTTCTATGACATCTGAAACAT tTGATGCAATGGAAGGTGAAGCTTTAGTTATAAAATGTCCCCAGTGGAGTTCATCTGTGAAAGTCAACTGGTATCACACAGATACTAACAAAATAATTCCTGCAGAAGAAGAGGGATCACAAGTATTTTCCTTAGAGCGATTTCTTTGGTTTCTGCCAACTTGTAGACAGGATTCTGGAAACTACAGTTGTGTTACACATTT tcCATATAATCGCACAAAGTCGTTCAACATCAGTGTGCAGGTGCACCCATACAAGCAAGGAGTATGTTTCCCAAGTCAGATTCGTTACCCAAATGAcactggaagaggaaaaattgtTTGTCCTACAATTGACAATTATAAGAATGCTACTATCATCCAGTGGTATAAG gactGTAAACCTCTTCAGGGACAGAGATACTTCAAGggagataaatatatttttattaacaacCCAAGAAAGGAGGATGATGGTTATTATACTTGTCAATTTACCTACACTCATAAAGGAAATGTGTTTAACGTATCAGCAACAAGGATTTTCATAAGTAAGG caaaacacTCACTTCTGCCTcctcaaattttatttccaaaggatAAAGGTATAATAGAAGTGGAGCTTG GTGCTGCTTTGTCTCTGAAATGTCAGGCCCGCCTGGGGATTAAGAAACAGCCGATCGCTGTTGTCACATGGGATATAGATAACATCCCAGTGAAACACTTAGATTCTTCAAGATTTCATGAAAAAACTCATTT tTTTGAAGGACGTGAGCAAGAATATTACAGAGAGACCACTTTGcatattactgaaataaaaaaggaggatCTGCAGGCAAATTTCACATGTGTAGCGGTGAACGAAATGCAGAACACAAAAGCCACGGTGACGTTAAAACTTAAAGCACAAAGTGAGG GTCTTCAGTAA
- the IL1RL1 gene encoding interleukin-1 receptor-like 1 isoform X5: protein MTGYVHLVFLSTFLSVSMTSETFDAMEGEALVIKCPQWSSSVKVNWYHTDTNKIIPAEEEGSQVFSLERFLWFLPTCRQDSGNYSCVTHFPYNRTKSFNISVQVHPYKQGVCFPSQIRYPNDTGRGKIVCPTIDNYKNATIIQWYKDCKPLQGQRYFKGDKYIFINNPRKEDDGYYTCQFTYTHKGNVFNVSATRIFISKAKHSLLPPQILFPKDKGIIEVELGAALSLKCQARLGIKKQPIAVVTWDIDNIPVKHLDSSRFHEKTHFFEGREQEYYRETTLHITEIKKEDLQANFTCVAVNEMQNTKATVTLKLKAQSEDMLNHQGP from the exons ATGACGGGGTATGTACATTTGGTCTTCCTATCTACCTTCCTCTCGGTTTCTATGACATCTGAAACAT tTGATGCAATGGAAGGTGAAGCTTTAGTTATAAAATGTCCCCAGTGGAGTTCATCTGTGAAAGTCAACTGGTATCACACAGATACTAACAAAATAATTCCTGCAGAAGAAGAGGGATCACAAGTATTTTCCTTAGAGCGATTTCTTTGGTTTCTGCCAACTTGTAGACAGGATTCTGGAAACTACAGTTGTGTTACACATTT tcCATATAATCGCACAAAGTCGTTCAACATCAGTGTGCAGGTGCACCCATACAAGCAAGGAGTATGTTTCCCAAGTCAGATTCGTTACCCAAATGAcactggaagaggaaaaattgtTTGTCCTACAATTGACAATTATAAGAATGCTACTATCATCCAGTGGTATAAG gactGTAAACCTCTTCAGGGACAGAGATACTTCAAGggagataaatatatttttattaacaacCCAAGAAAGGAGGATGATGGTTATTATACTTGTCAATTTACCTACACTCATAAAGGAAATGTGTTTAACGTATCAGCAACAAGGATTTTCATAAGTAAGG caaaacacTCACTTCTGCCTcctcaaattttatttccaaaggatAAAGGTATAATAGAAGTGGAGCTTG GTGCTGCTTTGTCTCTGAAATGTCAGGCCCGCCTGGGGATTAAGAAACAGCCGATCGCTGTTGTCACATGGGATATAGATAACATCCCAGTGAAACACTTAGATTCTTCAAGATTTCATGAAAAAACTCATTT tTTTGAAGGACGTGAGCAAGAATATTACAGAGAGACCACTTTGcatattactgaaataaaaaaggaggatCTGCAGGCAAATTTCACATGTGTAGCGGTGAACGAAATGCAGAACACAAAAGCCACGGTGACGTTAAAACTTAAAGCACAAAGTGAGG ATATGCTGAACCACCAAGGACCTTGA
- the IL1RL1 gene encoding interleukin-1 receptor-like 1 isoform X3, which produces MTGYVHLVFLSTFLSVSMTSETFDAMEGEALVIKCPQWSSSVKVNWYHTDTNKIIPAEEEGSQVFSLERFLWFLPTCRQDSGNYSCVTHFPYNRTKSFNISVQVHPYKQGVCFPSQIRYPNDTGRGKIVCPTIDNYKNATIIQWYKDCKPLQGQRYFKGDKYIFINNPRKEDDGYYTCQFTYTHKGNVFNVSATRIFISKAKHSLLPPQILFPKDKGIIEVELGAALSLKCQARLGIKKQPIAVVTWDIDNIPVKHLDSSRFHEKTHFFEGREQEYYRETTLHITEIKKEDLQANFTCVAVNEMQNTKATVTLKLKAQSEVERKTSLLPPYVFKPVAKFSWLHEVMKVLGIC; this is translated from the exons ATGACGGGGTATGTACATTTGGTCTTCCTATCTACCTTCCTCTCGGTTTCTATGACATCTGAAACAT tTGATGCAATGGAAGGTGAAGCTTTAGTTATAAAATGTCCCCAGTGGAGTTCATCTGTGAAAGTCAACTGGTATCACACAGATACTAACAAAATAATTCCTGCAGAAGAAGAGGGATCACAAGTATTTTCCTTAGAGCGATTTCTTTGGTTTCTGCCAACTTGTAGACAGGATTCTGGAAACTACAGTTGTGTTACACATTT tcCATATAATCGCACAAAGTCGTTCAACATCAGTGTGCAGGTGCACCCATACAAGCAAGGAGTATGTTTCCCAAGTCAGATTCGTTACCCAAATGAcactggaagaggaaaaattgtTTGTCCTACAATTGACAATTATAAGAATGCTACTATCATCCAGTGGTATAAG gactGTAAACCTCTTCAGGGACAGAGATACTTCAAGggagataaatatatttttattaacaacCCAAGAAAGGAGGATGATGGTTATTATACTTGTCAATTTACCTACACTCATAAAGGAAATGTGTTTAACGTATCAGCAACAAGGATTTTCATAAGTAAGG caaaacacTCACTTCTGCCTcctcaaattttatttccaaaggatAAAGGTATAATAGAAGTGGAGCTTG GTGCTGCTTTGTCTCTGAAATGTCAGGCCCGCCTGGGGATTAAGAAACAGCCGATCGCTGTTGTCACATGGGATATAGATAACATCCCAGTGAAACACTTAGATTCTTCAAGATTTCATGAAAAAACTCATTT tTTTGAAGGACGTGAGCAAGAATATTACAGAGAGACCACTTTGcatattactgaaataaaaaaggaggatCTGCAGGCAAATTTCACATGTGTAGCGGTGAACGAAATGCAGAACACAAAAGCCACGGTGACGTTAAAACTTAAAGCACAAAGTGAGG tagaaagaaaaaccagCCTGCTTCCTCCCTACGTATTCAAGCCAGTGGCAAAATTCTCTTGGCTTCATGAGGTCATGAAAGTCCTTGGG ATATGCTGA
- the IL1RL1 gene encoding interleukin-1 receptor-like 1 isoform X4, with amino-acid sequence MTGYVHLVFLSTFLSVSMTSETFDAMEGEALVIKCPQWSSSVKVNWYHTDTNKIIPAEEEGSQVFSLERFLWFLPTCRQDSGNYSCVTHFPYNRTKSFNISVQVHPYKQGVCFPSQIRYPNDTGRGKIVCPTIDNYKNATIIQWYKDCKPLQGQRYFKGDKYIFINNPRKEDDGYYTCQFTYTHKGNVFNVSATRIFISKAKHSLLPPQILFPKDKGIIEVELGAALSLKCQARLGIKKQPIAVVTWDIDNIPVKHLDSSRFHEKTHFFEGREQEYYRETTLHITEIKKEDLQANFTCVAVNEMQNTKATVTLKLKAQSEGYFCSVTDSPCREGRQCTWI; translated from the exons ATGACGGGGTATGTACATTTGGTCTTCCTATCTACCTTCCTCTCGGTTTCTATGACATCTGAAACAT tTGATGCAATGGAAGGTGAAGCTTTAGTTATAAAATGTCCCCAGTGGAGTTCATCTGTGAAAGTCAACTGGTATCACACAGATACTAACAAAATAATTCCTGCAGAAGAAGAGGGATCACAAGTATTTTCCTTAGAGCGATTTCTTTGGTTTCTGCCAACTTGTAGACAGGATTCTGGAAACTACAGTTGTGTTACACATTT tcCATATAATCGCACAAAGTCGTTCAACATCAGTGTGCAGGTGCACCCATACAAGCAAGGAGTATGTTTCCCAAGTCAGATTCGTTACCCAAATGAcactggaagaggaaaaattgtTTGTCCTACAATTGACAATTATAAGAATGCTACTATCATCCAGTGGTATAAG gactGTAAACCTCTTCAGGGACAGAGATACTTCAAGggagataaatatatttttattaacaacCCAAGAAAGGAGGATGATGGTTATTATACTTGTCAATTTACCTACACTCATAAAGGAAATGTGTTTAACGTATCAGCAACAAGGATTTTCATAAGTAAGG caaaacacTCACTTCTGCCTcctcaaattttatttccaaaggatAAAGGTATAATAGAAGTGGAGCTTG GTGCTGCTTTGTCTCTGAAATGTCAGGCCCGCCTGGGGATTAAGAAACAGCCGATCGCTGTTGTCACATGGGATATAGATAACATCCCAGTGAAACACTTAGATTCTTCAAGATTTCATGAAAAAACTCATTT tTTTGAAGGACGTGAGCAAGAATATTACAGAGAGACCACTTTGcatattactgaaataaaaaaggaggatCTGCAGGCAAATTTCACATGTGTAGCGGTGAACGAAATGCAGAACACAAAAGCCACGGTGACGTTAAAACTTAAAGCACAAAGTGAGG GATATTTCTGCTCGGTGACAGATTCCCCTTGCCGTGAAGGCAGGCAGTGCACTTGGATTTGA